A genomic window from Rhodococcus sp. KBS0724 includes:
- a CDS encoding DUF2993 domain-containing protein, with protein MTVAANNAPPRNRVLIILLVVIAVLVAALVGGELYVRNQVKSCMADQFQSELGSQVDVGLSWKPVLLQAIDKKVPYITIDSDDSSFGPATGMQVHAKVNDINLQPSAGNSGTVGSSSADVNWSTAGILATLQEQTFGGLVTGVTADSAAGTLAFDVGPAGLAKLTVKPTISNGVVDVQTVGAEILGFGLPTDLVDGIVQTLTDSLQTYPLDMKPTELTVTDDAIKISLEGGAYAMPVANASAQNASAVPDSCGILT; from the coding sequence ATGACTGTCGCAGCAAACAACGCGCCCCCGCGCAATCGTGTGCTCATCATCCTGCTCGTCGTGATCGCTGTACTGGTCGCAGCGCTTGTAGGCGGCGAACTCTACGTACGCAATCAAGTCAAAAGCTGCATGGCCGACCAGTTTCAGAGTGAACTCGGCTCACAGGTAGACGTGGGCTTGAGCTGGAAACCCGTTCTACTGCAAGCCATCGACAAGAAGGTCCCCTACATCACCATCGACAGCGACGATTCGTCGTTCGGGCCGGCCACCGGAATGCAGGTCCACGCCAAGGTCAACGACATCAATCTCCAACCGTCCGCCGGAAACAGCGGAACCGTCGGAAGCTCGAGCGCCGACGTCAACTGGTCAACTGCCGGAATCCTGGCCACCCTCCAGGAACAGACCTTCGGTGGGCTTGTCACCGGCGTCACGGCCGATTCCGCCGCCGGCACTTTGGCCTTCGACGTCGGACCAGCCGGCCTTGCCAAGCTCACAGTCAAGCCGACCATCTCGAACGGAGTTGTCGACGTACAAACCGTCGGCGCCGAGATTCTGGGCTTCGGACTGCCGACCGACCTTGTCGACGGCATCGTCCAGACATTGACGGACAGCTTGCAGACCTACCCGCTGGACATGAAGCCCACAGAGCTCACCGTGACCGACGACGCGATCAAGATTTCACTCGAAGGCGGCGCCTACGCAATGCCTGTCGCCAATGCATCGGCGCAGAATGCATCCGCGGTTCCCGACAGCTGCGGAATTCTTACCTGA
- a CDS encoding HNH endonuclease signature motif containing protein has translation MFDPGVGIFGNSAQLSGTETDCALVDLMAELHACEAMLVERKLAVVAEFFTRRSTEHVEGGAWTSSAHELAESEVGAVLTMGRAAAGKLIGLGFALKTRLHRTRAAMARGELDFYRVSLIESATANVGDELIDEVERLLLEQVLAPPVDGGTGLTGRRLTAAIDRIVARVDPEGLRERRRRALADRFVGVSAAEDGMARILGSIPAEQARAFDGRLRELAMSVCRHDSRTYEQRRADALGALVSGSTVLVCDCDRSDCPQDRSGLVVVRRPLVHVVMYETTLQADGDTPDANEPAHLDGYGVISAEHARDIAKDATIKEVRVPADPEPTPEPASATVYRPGTALDTWLRALAGSCQWPHCDVPAWNCDLDHNDPFNHTDPAQGGKTLASNLSAFCRNHHRLKHSGAWQLDPNPDRSITLTSQTGHRYRTRPAGLLAGRQEPPPPEGGTRRRTRLENKAARIRAERKRRTTRRTPTPRKCPPHKPVDYGNDPPPF, from the coding sequence ATGTTCGATCCGGGGGTGGGGATTTTCGGTAACTCGGCACAGCTGAGTGGTACCGAAACCGACTGTGCCCTCGTCGATCTGATGGCCGAGTTGCATGCGTGTGAGGCGATGCTGGTCGAGCGGAAACTGGCGGTGGTGGCGGAGTTCTTCACCCGCCGCAGCACCGAACATGTCGAGGGCGGGGCGTGGACGTCGTCGGCGCACGAACTCGCCGAATCCGAAGTCGGCGCAGTGCTCACGATGGGGCGCGCCGCCGCCGGAAAGCTCATCGGGTTGGGGTTTGCCCTCAAGACGCGGCTGCATCGGACACGGGCGGCAATGGCGCGCGGTGAACTCGACTTCTACCGGGTTTCGTTGATCGAGTCGGCGACCGCGAATGTCGGTGACGAGTTGATCGACGAGGTGGAGCGTTTACTCCTCGAGCAGGTCCTCGCCCCACCCGTTGACGGCGGTACCGGATTGACGGGTCGGCGGTTGACGGCGGCGATCGACCGGATCGTCGCCCGCGTCGATCCGGAAGGACTACGGGAACGCCGACGCCGAGCCCTCGCCGACAGATTCGTCGGCGTCAGCGCCGCCGAAGACGGCATGGCCCGCATCCTGGGCAGTATCCCGGCCGAGCAAGCACGCGCTTTCGACGGACGGTTGCGGGAGTTGGCGATGTCGGTCTGCCGCCATGATTCGCGCACCTATGAGCAGCGCCGCGCGGATGCGTTGGGCGCGTTGGTGAGTGGTTCCACGGTGTTGGTGTGTGACTGCGACCGCAGCGATTGCCCGCAGGACCGCAGTGGCCTCGTTGTTGTGCGTAGGCCGTTGGTGCATGTGGTGATGTACGAAACCACTCTGCAGGCCGACGGCGACACCCCAGACGCGAACGAGCCCGCGCATCTCGACGGATACGGGGTGATCAGCGCCGAGCATGCCCGTGACATCGCGAAAGATGCCACGATAAAAGAAGTGCGCGTACCCGCAGACCCCGAACCGACACCTGAGCCCGCCTCGGCGACGGTGTACCGCCCCGGCACGGCACTCGACACCTGGCTACGCGCGCTCGCAGGGAGTTGCCAGTGGCCGCACTGTGATGTCCCGGCCTGGAACTGCGACCTCGACCACAACGATCCGTTCAACCACACCGATCCTGCGCAGGGTGGGAAAACCCTCGCGTCGAATCTGAGCGCGTTCTGCCGGAACCACCACCGCCTCAAGCACTCCGGAGCCTGGCAGCTCGACCCGAACCCGGATCGCAGCATCACCCTGACCTCACAAACCGGGCATCGCTACCGAACCAGACCGGCCGGGCTACTCGCCGGAAGGCAGGAACCACCGCCGCCGGAAGGCGGCACCCGGCGACGAACACGACTCGAGAACAAAGCTGCCCGCATCCGGGCCGAACGCAAACGCCGGACAACCCGCCGGACACCCACACCCCGAAAATGCCCGCCCCACAAACCCGTCGACTACGGCAACGACCCACCGCCATTCTGA
- the deoC gene encoding deoxyribose-phosphate aldolase: MAHAALTRSQVAAMVDHTLLKPEATAADVTALIDEARELGVLAVCVSPSMLPIRADGLITAAVVGFPSGKHHSLVKGAEARLAVDQGAREIDMVIDVGAALAGDYNAVLADVLTVREAMGERAVLKVILETAALPDEAIVECCRAAVHAGANFVKTSTGFHPAGGASVEAVALMAKTVGPSVGVKASGGIRTTQAALDMIAAGATRLGLSGTRAVLDGLGE, from the coding sequence ATGGCCCATGCTGCGCTCACTCGTTCACAGGTTGCCGCAATGGTCGACCACACCTTGCTCAAACCCGAAGCCACGGCCGCCGACGTGACGGCGCTGATCGACGAGGCCCGGGAACTAGGTGTTCTTGCTGTGTGCGTCTCACCGTCGATGCTGCCGATCCGCGCCGACGGTCTGATTACCGCCGCGGTGGTCGGCTTTCCGTCCGGCAAGCATCACTCACTGGTGAAGGGCGCCGAAGCTCGTCTCGCTGTTGATCAAGGTGCACGCGAAATCGACATGGTCATCGATGTCGGAGCCGCGCTCGCTGGTGACTACAACGCTGTGCTTGCCGACGTACTCACGGTCCGTGAAGCGATGGGCGAGCGCGCCGTGCTGAAGGTGATCCTCGAAACTGCGGCATTGCCCGACGAAGCGATAGTCGAATGTTGCCGCGCGGCAGTGCATGCGGGCGCGAACTTCGTGAAGACTTCCACCGGCTTCCACCCCGCTGGTGGCGCAAGCGTGGAGGCTGTCGCGTTGATGGCCAAAACCGTCGGTCCATCGGTGGGAGTCAAGGCCAGCGGAGGAATCCGCACCACGCAGGCAGCGCTCGACATGATCGCTGCGGGCGCCACACGCCTCGGACTTTCGGGAACCCGTGCTGTGCTCGACGGTCTGGGGGAGTAG
- a CDS encoding helix-turn-helix domain-containing protein: MSAKSTDSDEGERESSGAAAGASDLAARVVSSAAHDIGGFIRAQREAAQVSMRQLAQLAGVSNPYLSQIERGLRKPSADVLAQIAKGLRVSSEVLYVQAGYLEQRPHSPIRDAVLADTSISERQKQVLLEIYDSFRRENDSTRPAAVAQSAAPTTHPDSDLPEGEHHDR; the protein is encoded by the coding sequence ATGTCTGCGAAGTCGACGGACTCCGATGAAGGAGAACGTGAATCATCCGGTGCCGCAGCCGGAGCCAGTGACTTGGCAGCGCGCGTCGTCAGCTCTGCGGCACATGACATCGGGGGATTCATTCGTGCGCAGCGCGAAGCCGCACAAGTCTCGATGCGCCAACTTGCGCAGCTCGCCGGTGTAAGCAATCCGTACCTCAGCCAGATCGAACGAGGGCTACGGAAACCGTCCGCCGACGTGCTCGCGCAAATAGCAAAAGGGCTCCGAGTGTCTTCGGAAGTCCTCTACGTCCAGGCCGGATATCTCGAACAACGGCCTCACAGTCCGATCCGTGACGCCGTACTCGCAGATACCTCCATCAGCGAGCGACAGAAACAAGTGCTGCTCGAGATCTACGACTCGTTCCGTCGGGAGAACGATTCGACGCGGCCCGCTGCAGTAGCCCAGAGCGCAGCCCCCACCACACATCCGGACTCAGACCTCCCAGAAGGAGAACACCATGACCGATAA
- a CDS encoding heparin-binding hemagglutinin, whose amino-acid sequence MTDKTAIDNVKTSIYAAVGAGDLVVQAVADVVAQVRERAETSQDEVTGRVDGAREKFAAVQGDVVESVEALRERLAGLPSELPEELAELREKFAPEELRKVAEAYLKVAGDLYNSLAERGEDAVERIRKQPAVEEGIAAAESALGDAVELTEDALGTVARQTRAVGEQAAKLAGRAAGRISDTAEEVGEKIADAGEKIADVGDEAALKVLDLGDQADEASKEAAARVTAAASDVQERATAAKKAEPAKAAPAKAAPAKAAPAKAAPAKAAAPTKAAPTKKA is encoded by the coding sequence ATGACCGATAAGACCGCTATCGACAACGTCAAGACCTCGATCTACGCCGCAGTCGGAGCCGGCGACCTCGTCGTCCAGGCCGTTGCCGACGTTGTTGCCCAGGTTCGCGAGCGCGCCGAGACCAGCCAGGACGAGGTCACCGGCCGCGTCGACGGTGCACGCGAAAAGTTCGCCGCAGTGCAGGGCGACGTCGTGGAAAGCGTTGAGGCTCTTCGTGAGCGTCTCGCCGGCCTGCCGTCCGAGCTGCCGGAGGAGCTTGCCGAGCTGCGCGAGAAGTTCGCACCCGAGGAGCTCCGCAAGGTTGCCGAGGCCTACCTCAAGGTTGCAGGCGATCTGTACAACTCGCTGGCAGAGCGCGGCGAAGATGCAGTTGAGCGCATCCGCAAGCAGCCGGCCGTCGAAGAGGGCATCGCCGCTGCGGAGTCCGCTCTCGGTGACGCCGTCGAGCTGACCGAAGACGCACTCGGAACTGTTGCCCGTCAGACCCGCGCCGTTGGCGAGCAGGCTGCCAAGCTGGCCGGCCGCGCTGCCGGACGCATCTCCGATACCGCTGAAGAGGTTGGCGAGAAGATCGCCGACGCCGGTGAGAAGATCGCCGATGTGGGTGACGAAGCTGCGCTCAAGGTCCTCGACCTCGGCGATCAGGCCGACGAGGCTTCCAAAGAAGCTGCAGCTCGCGTGACCGCTGCCGCATCCGATGTCCAGGAGCGCGCAACCGCTGCCAAGAAGGCTGAACCCGCGAAGGCTGCTCCGGCCAAGGCCGCACCGGCGAAGGCTGCACCGGCGAAGGCCGCTCCCGCCAAGGCTGCTGCACCGACCAAGGCTGCACCGACCAAGAAGGCTTGA
- a CDS encoding diiron oxygenase, with amino-acid sequence MSVEPDRSENDRRQSRLTRAGDRQDTASKLLASAARTSYDPLIEIDWEAPVPDDLYGMSPEWCSLYGTPMWDEMTQQQRVTLTIHEAASIAGTGIWFEMILMQMLVRDIYFHDPSTAHVQFALTEIADECRHSTMFARSAAKFGVPSYRPKTWIRTAARPFKATATGSLAYGGTLFAEEILDMMQREFMRDIRVQPLTRTVSRIHVVEEARHIRFAREETVRRAAHITRFQQARIRFVLAVTAYFVVTSLVNNNVYAAAGLDAEAAIHAAKNNVHYHDMVRRGCANTVEFLTEVGLIGGPSTMLLRRAHII; translated from the coding sequence ATGTCTGTCGAGCCTGACCGATCCGAGAACGATCGGCGCCAATCCCGACTGACCCGTGCCGGTGACCGCCAGGACACGGCATCCAAGCTCCTCGCCTCAGCTGCCCGCACCTCCTACGATCCGTTGATCGAGATCGACTGGGAAGCGCCCGTCCCGGACGACCTGTACGGGATGAGTCCCGAATGGTGCAGCCTCTACGGCACACCGATGTGGGACGAGATGACGCAGCAACAACGCGTCACCCTCACCATCCACGAAGCAGCCAGCATCGCGGGCACCGGCATCTGGTTCGAAATGATCCTCATGCAGATGCTCGTCCGCGACATCTACTTCCACGATCCGTCCACAGCGCACGTGCAATTTGCGCTCACCGAAATCGCCGACGAATGCCGGCACTCCACGATGTTCGCTCGCTCCGCAGCCAAATTCGGCGTCCCGTCCTACCGGCCGAAGACCTGGATCCGCACCGCCGCACGCCCCTTCAAGGCAACAGCCACCGGATCCTTGGCCTACGGCGGAACACTCTTCGCCGAAGAAATCCTCGACATGATGCAACGCGAATTCATGCGAGACATCCGAGTCCAACCGCTCACCCGAACCGTCAGCAGAATCCACGTGGTCGAAGAAGCCCGCCACATCAGATTCGCCCGCGAGGAAACCGTCCGACGAGCAGCCCACATCACCCGGTTCCAGCAAGCCCGCATCCGGTTCGTCCTCGCCGTCACCGCATACTTCGTGGTCACCAGCCTCGTGAACAACAACGTTTACGCAGCCGCCGGACTCGACGCCGAAGCGGCAATCCACGCCGCGAAGAACAATGTCCACTACCACGACATGGTGCGTCGAGGATGCGCGAATACCGTCGAGTTTCTTACCGAGGTCGGCCTGATCGGCGGCCCGTCCACGATGTTGCTGCGCCGAGCGCACATCATCTGA
- a CDS encoding SMI1/KNR4 family protein — protein sequence MRPSECSAIADLPHPFLLVRDDDLSSEVMMEGPLLCIGGVINGAVLRTAKEPGPVSVVVQLRDSVSELGEFGDEWDAIEEGTVRLSGRNPRVQGLTGEIIIDLESLEPGTYRIRVGAAHRLRADSARVRIELAETETDTPTSTLRDTDGLRCETAYTENYPIFPEDQPDVSKTVSTATVSGTWQRITDWCGHHAPDVLAALADPASQQDVDAVESLFPCPWPDDLRNFYRLHNGFRPGDWAQILPEHDLLSLDGVRTLQEEHLALTHELAHEDPDIAQFITERQPEQRDAGLLPGCTSNRLCLSLNATATYSCATPEPVRCADVLPSVAATPPMTPVQCGRRWRSCSPNSRMHSNLGLCFGVAGDLTPCKQR from the coding sequence ATGCGTCCATCGGAGTGCTCCGCAATCGCCGACCTTCCTCACCCGTTCCTCCTTGTCCGTGACGATGATTTATCAAGCGAAGTAATGATGGAAGGACCGCTGCTTTGCATCGGCGGTGTCATAAACGGAGCCGTACTGCGGACTGCGAAGGAACCCGGACCGGTCTCCGTTGTCGTCCAGCTTCGCGATTCCGTCAGCGAACTCGGCGAATTCGGCGACGAGTGGGATGCGATCGAGGAGGGAACTGTCCGCCTGTCCGGCCGGAATCCACGCGTGCAAGGTCTGACCGGGGAGATAATCATCGACCTCGAATCCCTCGAACCTGGCACCTACCGGATCAGAGTTGGGGCGGCGCACCGCCTACGCGCCGACTCCGCTCGTGTCCGAATCGAACTAGCGGAAACCGAGACCGACACACCAACGTCCACACTTCGCGACACCGACGGTCTGCGCTGCGAAACCGCCTATACCGAAAACTACCCAATCTTCCCCGAAGATCAGCCCGATGTCTCGAAAACAGTCAGTACCGCAACAGTTTCCGGGACTTGGCAACGCATCACGGATTGGTGCGGACACCACGCCCCCGATGTCCTCGCCGCACTCGCCGATCCCGCCTCACAGCAGGACGTCGATGCGGTCGAGTCACTGTTTCCTTGTCCGTGGCCCGACGACCTACGCAACTTCTATCGCCTGCACAACGGATTTCGCCCCGGGGATTGGGCGCAAATCCTTCCCGAACACGACCTACTCTCACTCGACGGTGTTCGTACCCTCCAAGAGGAACACCTTGCGCTGACGCACGAACTCGCTCACGAGGACCCGGACATCGCCCAGTTCATCACCGAACGGCAACCTGAACAACGCGACGCGGGACTCCTGCCGGGGTGTACCTCGAATCGTTTGTGCCTATCGCTGAACGCGACGGCTACCTACTCGTGTGCGACACCCGAACCGGTCCGTTGCGCGGATGTATTACCGAGTGTGGCCGCGACGCCGCCGATGACGCCGGTCCAGTGTGGCCGTCGTTGGCGGTCTTGCTCACCGAACTCGCGAATGCACTCGAATCTGGGGCTCTGTTTCGGGGTCGCTGGCGACCTAACCCCGTGCAAGCAACGCTGA
- a CDS encoding DUF2516 family protein, producing the protein MVAVDGIIGLIFLALKLLALAGAVFAIVHAVRQRPDAFTAVNKLTKPIWLGILVVAALVLLVTSPVGMLGIIAVVAICVYLVDVRPRVDDIQRGPRW; encoded by the coding sequence GTGGTAGCTGTGGATGGCATTATCGGCCTGATTTTTCTCGCACTGAAGTTGCTTGCCTTGGCAGGCGCTGTCTTCGCGATCGTGCATGCCGTGCGGCAGCGCCCTGACGCGTTCACCGCAGTCAACAAGCTGACCAAGCCGATCTGGCTCGGCATCCTTGTCGTGGCGGCCTTGGTGTTGTTGGTGACGTCTCCGGTGGGAATGCTGGGCATCATCGCGGTAGTCGCAATCTGCGTCTACCTCGTTGACGTGCGGCCTCGCGTGGACGACATTCAGCGCGGTCCTCGCTGGTAG
- a CDS encoding alpha/beta fold hydrolase, translating to MSSSSRTTTLRVLAGVAGAGALAAAVAVLRRRNSTRGLTLVADVEPNALLQTPTFKADISELTTEDGAIINIRAYGPVDGDPIVLSHGWTCSTEFWYPQVNALAGEYRVITYDQRGHGRSTVGTLPLGPDVLADDLSAVLGATVREDKKAVIVGHSMGGMSIIAWAGKHPDDVKKYASAVMLASTASDRLIAETTVIPLPERFPRVPVPVGRAILSSPVPFVSSGAMTKAIQYVSMSPNATKAEVQFCENIVRECKPRIRGGWGAALSTLDIHEGLDNLEVPTTVLVGSLDRLTPPVHARKLAQVLDEAGNLERLIVIPGVGHMSSIESIDEFDREIVRLRNL from the coding sequence ATGTCCAGCAGTTCGCGAACCACCACACTCCGGGTATTGGCCGGAGTTGCCGGAGCCGGGGCGCTCGCAGCAGCAGTCGCCGTTCTCCGTCGTCGGAACTCCACCAGAGGACTCACCCTCGTTGCCGACGTCGAACCAAACGCACTCCTGCAGACCCCGACATTCAAAGCGGACATCAGCGAACTGACCACCGAAGACGGCGCGATCATCAACATCCGGGCATACGGACCAGTCGACGGTGATCCGATTGTGCTGAGTCACGGCTGGACCTGCTCAACAGAATTCTGGTACCCGCAGGTCAATGCGCTGGCCGGCGAATACCGCGTCATCACGTACGACCAGCGCGGTCACGGACGCAGCACCGTCGGCACCCTCCCGCTGGGGCCCGACGTACTGGCCGACGACCTCTCGGCAGTGCTCGGAGCGACCGTCCGTGAAGACAAGAAAGCCGTCATCGTCGGACACAGCATGGGCGGAATGAGCATCATCGCCTGGGCCGGAAAGCACCCGGACGACGTCAAGAAGTACGCGTCGGCGGTGATGCTGGCCAGCACGGCGAGTGATCGACTGATTGCCGAAACCACGGTGATTCCGCTGCCGGAACGCTTCCCGCGAGTGCCGGTTCCGGTCGGACGCGCCATCCTCAGCTCGCCCGTGCCATTCGTGTCCTCGGGCGCGATGACCAAGGCAATCCAGTACGTCTCGATGTCACCCAACGCCACCAAAGCCGAAGTTCAGTTCTGCGAGAACATCGTTCGCGAGTGCAAGCCACGCATTCGTGGCGGTTGGGGAGCGGCCCTGAGCACGCTCGACATTCACGAGGGTCTCGACAATCTCGAAGTGCCGACCACCGTGCTCGTCGGATCACTCGATCGGCTCACACCACCCGTCCACGCGCGCAAACTCGCGCAGGTGCTCGACGAAGCCGGCAACCTCGAACGGCTGATCGTGATTCCCGGCGTCGGTCACATGTCGTCCATCGAAAGCATCGACGAGTTCGACCGCGAGATCGTGCGGTTGCGCAATCTCTAG
- the purU gene encoding formyltetrahydrofolate deformylase, giving the protein MTAAPSTDDRRYVLSLGCPDTTGIVARISSFLTDVGGWIVEAAYHADADTGWFFTRQAVRASSVSISIEELRDRFEAVAAEIGPETEWTLHDSGAPKKIVLLVSKEGHCLHDLLGRAAGGELPAEISAVIGNHEDLRSVTERHGIDFHHVPFSKDPAERGPSFEKVRALVDAHNPDAVVLARFMQVLPQSLCEHWAGRAINIHHSFLPSFIGARPYHQAFARGVKLIGATCHYVTAELDAGPIIEQDVIRVDHADDVADMVRQGRDIEKLVLSRGLRWHLEDRVLVHGRKTVVFS; this is encoded by the coding sequence ATGACCGCTGCACCCTCGACTGATGATCGACGCTACGTACTCTCCCTCGGCTGCCCCGACACGACGGGTATCGTCGCGCGCATTTCGTCCTTCCTCACCGATGTCGGTGGCTGGATCGTCGAAGCTGCGTATCACGCTGACGCAGACACCGGATGGTTCTTCACCCGTCAGGCTGTGCGGGCGTCGTCGGTGAGCATCAGTATCGAGGAACTGCGTGATCGGTTCGAAGCCGTGGCGGCCGAGATCGGACCCGAAACCGAGTGGACGCTGCACGATTCGGGGGCTCCCAAGAAGATCGTGCTTCTCGTGAGCAAGGAAGGTCACTGCCTGCACGACCTTCTCGGTCGCGCAGCGGGTGGCGAGCTCCCAGCCGAAATCAGCGCCGTCATCGGAAACCACGAGGACTTGCGGAGCGTGACCGAGCGTCACGGGATCGACTTCCACCACGTTCCGTTCTCCAAGGACCCGGCCGAGCGCGGGCCGTCTTTCGAGAAGGTGCGCGCCCTGGTCGACGCACATAATCCGGACGCTGTTGTGCTGGCTCGGTTCATGCAGGTTCTGCCGCAGTCACTGTGCGAGCACTGGGCGGGCCGCGCGATCAACATTCATCACAGCTTCTTGCCGTCGTTCATCGGGGCCCGCCCGTACCACCAGGCTTTTGCTCGGGGTGTGAAGCTGATCGGTGCGACGTGCCACTACGTCACCGCAGAACTGGATGCCGGCCCGATCATCGAGCAGGACGTGATCCGCGTCGACCATGCCGACGATGTTGCCGACATGGTCCGTCAGGGTCGCGATATCGAAAAGCTTGTTCTTTCCCGCGGTTTGCGGTGGCACCTCGAGGATCGAGTGTTGGTGCACGGCCGCAAGACTGTGGTGTTCAGCTAG